A window of Phragmites australis chromosome 2, lpPhrAust1.1, whole genome shotgun sequence genomic DNA:
CAAAATGGAAACTGGATCCCCAACCCGTGTCCACTTACAATGCGGGACAAGCTAGCTTAGTTTATAGAGTTGTGGATTGCGCTGCAGCATGTGCATCTTGACATGGAAGGAAAGGATCAAATCCGCTAGAGGTGGACTGCGAGAGGAAGATATGATTCGCGGAGCGCTTACAACATTCAATTCGTCAGAGCTTCCAAGCGCTACATCAAGAAGTCAGTCTGGAGGGCTTATGCTaagccaaaattcaaaatatttgctTGGCTTCCCGTGCAGGAGAAAATACTAATGGTGGAGAACTTGATAAGGAAGTGATGGCCACACACACAACTCTGCTCCCTCTATCACACAGCTAATGAGGATGTCACACACCTAGCGAAAAATTACCCCTATACGAATCATGTGTTGTGCATCTTATCTCTATGGTTCGGATGGAGCCACCTCCGTGTTCTCTTCGACCACAACAGTGTCCGGTCGTGGTGGCGACATGCACGTATCGAGATTGCAAAAGAAGACAGACCAGAGTTCAATGAAAATGTCATCTATTTTTGTGGAACATTTGGAAGTAAACAAACTATCGTATTTTCCAAGGATAATCGCTGGACCTGGAGACAGTGGCCATGTTGATGGGAACAAAtatataacaaaagaaaagaacttgGTGTGAGTGGCCTTCTGTGTAAGGTGTAAGTTTTTGTAGTGTTTTTCGTTGTTCATCAGCTGTATTTTCTCTCGTTGTTTCCatagttcccttgcaagttgGTAGGGAATTGCTGTTCCCGACTTATTTCTTCTATTAATAATACATGGTAATCCTCTTGTTGTGTTCTTAAAAAAAGATTCAGAAATGTCTTAGCTAGTGATAATctataccttttttttttacttgggGGACATAGGATATATGCACTTGATTGTGCTGACCGGATTTGCTGGTTTCCGTCAGCATCTTTATTCTACTCCTGCCATATGTTAGCTGACCAATTTGATATGCAAATTCCTGCCATACTTGACATCAACCAGGCAGGCTGGGACCTAGCCAAGTGAAATACTGTTCATTGCAGAGTCAGGGCATGGCGGCATGTCAAGCAAGCAACCTGTGAAGAACTCACCAATCAATGGACCAATCATGTATGTGCAAATGAAAAAAGCTGACCCTTTTGCTTAGTAGCTTTCTTTACCACTCACTCACTCAGTTCCCTTTTTCCTTCCTTAATAACAATATAAATGGAGGAAGAGCCCATCATCTCTTGATGCCCGGAAATCATACCAACCTTTTTACCAGACTTTTCCACTTTCAAGACAAAAAAGGCTGCGTGCCCCGATTTATTTGCCCTACCTGAAGGATATATCGTGCTACATTTGTACAGGGAGGTACCAAACCCATGGCTGTAAGGGACGTTGGTTGAAAgataagtaaattttataaaactataactatttatatctaattatcataaaactataacttttagaataaatttataaaactaTAGGTACTTATAACTTTAGTAACATAGTTCGAGAAATCACATTGGAACAATTGAAAAACCTCAGTTCGAATGATATGACCTTGGCAGGTTAATGTCCATACAATCTTCCTGGTATTTATTCGATGCCGATTTCGGCTGACACTGCAATATGCAAACTAGATACTTGTACAGCTAGCTattaatttcagtttcaaaacccagaaaaatgcttTGCAAATGCTGTATCTTTGATACTACCAGACTCAAATATTTGAAATCCAACAATTTGCAGATATTTTATTTTGCTATTCATGCTTCTAGAAAAATTCTTAGGGAAGAGTTACAAACTCGGAACTAAATTGCCGTTGCAATCTCACGATTCACAGTACTGTACCACTGTATACTAGCACAGTACGTACCCTGTGCATAGATTATTGCAGATAGGTTATTAAGATCTCTTGGAAGAGCATAGAATGGGATTAGAGAGCACTAACAGCAGAAGGTACAAGGGATTTCTTGAGGCGGGTgcattagagagagagagagagagagaggaccaGAGGAAAAGACACAAAGCCAAGCGCTCCGTGTGTGCTAGCTGCCGTTTTTTTGCGGAGCCCAGCGATCCACAGTGTAAGCATGGTGTCTTGTGATACTAATGGTCATTGGTAAATATCTTAATAACAACACTATTATATATGAGATGATGCTATGATTTTAATAGAATTACTGCTTGGTGATACCAGTACAGGATTTTTTGATCCGCTCCTGTTCCGTGTGATTGCGGGTGTGGAACGGGTGGAATTGCGCACTAGCAAGCCCCTAGCTCATCCGCGTCTCTCTCCTCGTTCCTCTCTCGCTtcctttctcctccctctcctccctttctctctaGGCTCCAGCTATCAACCCTAGCAGGTTATATTCAAGCCTatcgtcttcttcctccaacCCCATTCTTGGCAAATTCTCTCAGCTCGACCAGCTTAATCAGATCGATCGCTGAGCTAACACCACTCTCACTCCATGTGTGAGTGACAATTCCGCAACGCTGTTAGTATTAGTACGACGTACAAGCTAGTCGATCCCCACAAGATTCAAGGAGGACCTAGCTAGGTGTCTGTGCCCCCactgctgcagcagcaggacAAGCACTAGTTGATCTGGGTGCAACTGCAAGTACCACCACGGCTGCACATGTTCGGATCGCCCGTGAGATCAGATCCTGCTTCCGGTTGAATTCCGACCCCAACCTGCACCTGACAGCTGCATGCGCGCAAACTGATCCATCCGTCATCCACAGCAGCGGTAGATAGCATCAGAAGAAGATCATATCGATCAGGAAGATGATGCTGAAGGATCTGGCAGCaattcagcagcagcagctggccGCCGACGAGAACATGTCGAACCTGACCTCCGCCTCCGGCGACCAGACCAGCGTCTCCTCCcaacccctccctcctcccgccAAGAAGAAGCGCAGCCTCCCGGGGAATCCAGGTATCATCCCATCGCTCAGTTCTTGAATATTTGATTTCTCGATGTGATGATGATTGATGCCGAAAATTCACTGATCGATCGATGCGTGGATCGACTGACGAACTACCGGCAGACCCTGCTGCGGAGGTGATCGCGCTGTCGCCGCAAACGCTGATGGCGACGAACCGGTACATCTGCGAGGTGTGCGGCAAGGGGTTCAAGCGCGACCAGAACCTGCAGCTGCACCGGCGTGGGCACAACCTGCCGTGGAAGCTCAAGCAGCGCAACCCCAAGGAGGTGGTGCGCAAGAAGGTGTACGTGTGCCCGGAGCCCGGTTGCGTGCACCACGACCCGGCGCGCGCGCTCGGCGACCTCACCGGCATCAAGAAGCACTTCAGCCGCAAGCATGGCGAGAAGAAGTGGAAGTGCGACAGGTGCGCTAAGCGCTACGCGGTCCACTCCGACTGGAAGGCGCACTCCAAGGTCTGCGGCACGCGCGAGTACCGATGCGACTGCGGCACCCTCTTCTCAAGGCACGTCGTCTTCCGTTGCTCGTCTCTTGCGCACAATTAATACGCATACATGCATGGTCGCGTGAACGATCAAGTCAGGtttgatatgttgattgctccgTGCTCGCGTACAGGAGGGACAGCTTCATCACGCACAGGGCGTTCTGCGACGCGCTCGCGGAGGAGAGCGCGAGGGCGGTgaccgcggcggcggcagtggcggGACAGAACCCGGGGATGCTCTTCTCGCACTCCGGGGGCGGGGGCAGCGCGGGATTGCAGCTGCCGGCTGTGCTGGACCCGTCGCTGCCGCTGGGCGGGCACGGACTGTCGCTGCAAGAAATATGCCTCAagaaggagcagcagcagtTCGCGCCGTCGTGGCTCACGGCGCAGCAGCAGTTGGAGCTAGCCGGCGCGGGCAATTCGGCCGTGTTCGGCTCGGGGAGGCTGGACCAGGAGTACATCGGAAGCTCGACGCCGGAGAGCACCTTGCAGCCGGCGGGCCTGAGCTTCGGGTTCTCAGCGTCCGCCGCTGGCACGGCCTCGGCGCACATGTCAGCAACCGCGCTCTTGCAGAAAGCTGCACAGATGGGTGCAACTCTGAGCCGACCGTCGAACCAGGGCCAGATGGCGAGCACTCACAGCACCAGCACTATCAATGCTGCCACTGCCAACTCAGCAGCTGCTCCTACTGCCAACGTGAATAGCACCGGCGCAGGCCCAGGCTCTGGCCTCGGCTTCGTGGCATCTCACTTTGGAGCGGACGAGGGGGCAAGGACTGATCGCGACGCTGGCAACGGCGGCAATGCCGTCGGCGCGGGTGGCGGCAATGACGGCCTCACCAGGGACTTCTTGGGGCTGCGGGCGTTCTCCCACGGCGGCATACTCAGCATGGCCGGGTTCGATCCCTGCATGTCGTCGGGCACGTCGGCGGCGTACGAGCAAGGGCACCAGAGCAGCAAGCAGTGGCATGGCTAGTCAACTCAATGGCATACCTCGCCATGGATGAATCATATCCTAAATGATGCAACATGCGTGCATGGACATTGCTAGCTCGGTCATGTCGAGATGGATATTTAGGTAAGTCGGATCGATCGATAACCAGTTCGCTTTTTTCTTGGCACTTATTTTGATGTCCATTTGTGGGGTATGGGCTGTTCTATTCTTATATAATCTGCAATGTGCTATATATGGAAGACTTACAAATGTTTATGCTATATGTCATAGTTAATTCTAGTTATTATTCGGAATATATCCATTTGTAATCAGTAGTGTTACGCTGGATAACGCTATGATATGTTATGCATGTCGTTGGCCGCACTTGATCAAATGACAGTTCAGGTTTCCTTCAACTTTCAAGTGTAATAACATTTGAAATTATGCGGAACTAATTGAAGGATATGCACTAGAACTGAAATTTATGAAAGATGTGTCTATAGCTATATCTGgtattttttcagaaaaaattgATAGACTTTGAATTAAGTTTGATTATCATGGAGTTTCCACGGTATATAGCGTTGAAAAGGAAACAACATTAAACAGTAGCAGCAGTATCCGACATTATTAATTGATCGGCATAATAGCGTAAATTGACAAATACTACTGTCTCGTTTTAGTTAGATATTTTCGTATGTCTTgggtaaaaatattttccttACTTAACTGGTTTA
This region includes:
- the LOC133898608 gene encoding protein indeterminate-domain 7-like; translation: MMLKDLAAIQQQQLAADENMSNLTSASGDQTSVSSQPLPPPAKKKRSLPGNPDPAAEVIALSPQTLMATNRYICEVCGKGFKRDQNLQLHRRGHNLPWKLKQRNPKEVVRKKVYVCPEPGCVHHDPARALGDLTGIKKHFSRKHGEKKWKCDRCAKRYAVHSDWKAHSKVCGTREYRCDCGTLFSRRDSFITHRAFCDALAEESARAVTAAAAVAGQNPGMLFSHSGGGGSAGLQLPAVLDPSLPLGGHGLSLQEICLKKEQQQFAPSWLTAQQQLELAGAGNSAVFGSGRLDQEYIGSSTPESTLQPAGLSFGFSASAAGTASAHMSATALLQKAAQMGATLSRPSNQGQMASTHSTSTINAATANSAAAPTANVNSTGAGPGSGLGFVASHFGADEGARTDRDAGNGGNAVGAGGGNDGLTRDFLGLRAFSHGGILSMAGFDPCMSSGTSAAYEQGHQSSKQWHG